cgttagttctgttgcggaaggtccatcctctgtatttttcttctgttgggcattcctcctcctagtcattttggtgggagaagactgaacagatgtagctggatgtatcaactctggtgcagtcaaggtgcaccctggaacacttcctgatctccgtctcagaagcctcagtctgggtgcagaagctgaataaattcccccttggacgctggcagtgcaggttccaagttaaagaccctgggggcgcaggatcttttgctcgtccccaaagccaaggcagtggcggctgtctgggagctcctgaccgccagagaggttccaagcagcgatcgcacactgagattttgccgctggccggggctgggagtgcccggcttgcgtgcacctcttttcagaggcggctgtgggtcgggcgcgcgtctggggcactgagaactgggcgctggtccgtaagccgcaggctgggcttttgcgcgcctctgtccggggaagagtttcgcgggcgcgaggcttagactttgaaacaatggcccgggtcaagaagcgccccagggccttagaaacccaggagagctggagtgacgtgcacgcgcatctcaagctttgtggtagggctagcgcgcgttctgcagaccggctcccatcccctcacaggagccggaaccccgcgctctggggcacgctggcggcttagggaccaggagccggtttctccgccgcactctctctgcctccgcgccggggaggccgtctgggaccggggactcaagcccctgtccctagccgccctgattcccacagtttgcccccgcgatcctttgctcttttggagtgctttcaaccagtctccgagttaatgctggtccccagacgcagggcactctcgctcgtatcgggttattacttttgcaccggtcgcctctggtggctccctcccccttttgtttatcttccgatatcagtccgctgttcccattccgctttacctgctcactggcgtcttctgcccctgtagagatccagacgtgtataattctgatctcaggctgatttcatgggtgatcagagttctttggtaggtaatcagctcactttggggtaccagctgaaaagacgcctcttcctagtacccccgccatcttgtcccccccccccctgaAAGGTTTTATAGAAACAGACTGACCTCcctgggaagaggagagaattCTCCCAGCAGAATGTCTTCAGACTTGAAATGTAATATGAGCTTTTCCCTGTGTCTCCAGCCTGTTGGCCTACCTTGCAAATATTGAACTTGACAGCCACCCTAATCCTTAtgagtcaattccttaaaataaatctcaatacAGTTGGCCCCTGAACACAGGTTTGAAATCATGGGTTCACTTAAACaccaattttttaataaatatactccagtgctgtaaatgtattttcccttcctcatgattttcttagtaacatctTTTCCCCAGCTTACTTTCTTGTaacaatacatatataaaacatatcaCATACAGAGTATGTGTCAATCAACTGTTCATGTTAttagtaaggcttccagtcaagaGCAGGCTATTAGCAGTTAAGCTTTTGAAGGGTCAAAAGTTataagtgggggcacctgggtggctcagtgggttaaagcctctgccttcggctcaggtcatgatctcagggtcctgggatcaagccccacatcaggctctctgctcagtagggagcctgcttcctcctctctctctgcctacttgtgatctctgtcaaataaataaataaaatcttaaaaaaaagttatacaatctgaggggtttgaagtggtgggggggtgggaggttggggtaccaggtggtgggtattatagagggcacggattgcatggagcactgggtgtggtgaaaaaataatgaatactgttatgctgaaaatttaaaaaaaatcaataaatgcaaaaacatttaaaaaaaaagttataagtgGATTTCTAACTGTGGGGTGTGGGGGCGCTAACCCCCTATGtggttcaagagtcaactgtatatTCAGATACAtcttatttgttctgtttctctggagaacccaaaTACTAAAATCTAAAAGTTTATAagatagggcgcctggatggctcagtggcctaagcctctgccttcagctcaggtcatggtcttggggtcctgggatcaagtccctcatcaggctctctgctcagcagggaacctgattccccctatcttgctctgcctgcctctctccctacttgtgatcacctctctgtgtcaaataaataaataaaatcttaaaaaaataaaaataaataaaagtttataagataaacttttttattaaaatcattatCATGGACTTTGAAGTCAAATACATGAGGGTTCTGAACTGTGCCTTTGCCATGTTACTTGGTCTTATGACCCTTGGGTCCCCATTTCCTCATcactaaaatggagataataatctGAAACTGCTCAGAACTGTTGTACAATTAAAGGAAATTATAGATACAAAGCAGTCAGCACAATGCTTAGCACAAAGTGATTGTTCAGTAAGTGTGGGTTATTATTATAACCATTGATGTTATTGTCACTTACAATGAAAATTCTTTTCCTAAACTTTTTGCATAAGAACAATTTTAGGGACTGTCACTTTTATTCTTCCTCTCCATGATTCCTTGAAATGTGTTTTGATCACAAAACATCCATCTTGAgttgcatatttaaattttttttcttgcagcaAGGAAACTAATAGTTACAACTTACTTGAGCTTCCGTAATTTGCAGTTTGGATCTTTTAAGCCTTCACAAAGCAATTTCAAAGCTGAAGCTTCCAATTTGGTTTCACTAAATTCCAGATCAGTGAGCCACTGACTGGTACTGAGAATAGCTGCCAGTACCCCACAAGAAGTAGGAGAGATAAGGCATCGGTACAACCTtcagagaagagaagaatgacttcattatcattatcattatcattatcattgctCTCTCCCCATGCAAACAGAAATTGACCAAAAATGATACGAACACAGACAACAAATTCTCCTGCTATCAgttaccccaatgtccataagatACAGTTTGGCTGTTTTAATCCTTCACACAGAAGCTTCATTCCTGAATCTtccagggtatttttttttttacaaactcaAAATCTGTCAAATACTGGTTAGTTTCAAATACTGAAGAGAGATCCCTACCACAAGAAGCTGTGAATTAGCAGAAAATCAGTATGTGTGGAGTAAAAGacattttagagaagaaagaaaataggtatCTGTACCTTACTAATGTAGTGAATTCTTTCAGTCATTGGGTGCTTACCACTGTTCCAGATGCTGAAagcacaaaaataattaaaacccaGACCTGGCCTTGAAAAGTACTGCAAGTGGAATGCACAAGGTATTATGGGGACACAGAAAGGTGGCACAATTCAGCCCAGCTTGGGGTGGGATCTGGAGGACCAAGAaatacaagagaaagaaatacttgAGTGCTGTTGTGAAAGGGGAAGAGGGATTGAAGAGCAGTTAGTTGGAGGAAAAGAATGGGAGCAGGGATAACAGGAGGAGCACAGGGACAAAACACTTATGGAGCAGCCTGGGCAAAGGCCAGAAGACAAGTGAGAGGATTCTTTGTTTGAGAAACTGCCaattacagctgacccttgaacaactcaGGGGGCTAGGGGCTCCGGCCTCCACACAGTAGAAAATCTGCCTATAACTTCTgatttccccaaaacttaacaactaatagcctactgttgaccaaaagctttaacaataaaataatcaACTAACAcgtatttgtatattatatgtattatctaCTGtatcttacaataaaataagctagagaaaagaatgtttttaattaagaaaattataacaaagagaaaatatatttatagtactgtactgaatttatttttaaaaaatccacacagTTCAAatcctgtgttgttcaagggtcaactgcatttGCTATGGCCTATATTAAAAGACTAGaaggagaaatataaatatatatatatatacatatatatctcaaaCTATTAATATTAGTTATCTTCTAGGTTATGGAACAGTGAGATTATAGGGACACATTTAcattatagatatttaaaaattatttacactGATCACAagttataaaaatagtttaaactttttaaaaaacacatgattattataaataatttctacAATAGAGAAAATACAAAGTTTTTTAAAGTACTATATTCCTACCATTCCAAaataaccactgttaacattttggtatgtGACTTTCCAGATTTTTAATGCATGCATGCATATAGAAGTAAATGTTCTTTGTAACAAATGAAATCACagaaagatgtattttattttaagattttatttatttatttgagagagagagagagaccatgagagagcatgagaggtgagaaggtaagagggagaagcagactccccgtggagctgggagccccatgtgggactccatcccaggactctgggatcgtgacctgagctgaaggcagctgcttgaccaactgagccacccaggcaccctagaaagatttattttaaaaagaaaaattttttccaaCCTCCTCTCCAATTCCACCTCCCAGAGATAACCAATGTTAAGAATCTAGTATAtactctccccctcccacttcatgagcatagaaacacacacacacagaatttgtaatttttacaaaaatgcgATCATATAAAACATCACATCAACTTTACATGCACTTTGTCATTCAGTCCTCATGGCAGGCCCACAGGTAGAAACTAATACTCAATTATATAGTAGAAGGTCTTCTAGTAAGTGGCAAAGTAGGACTAAATCTTAAGTCTGTCTGGTTTTTCCAGTAGTCTTCAGAAAGCCATTGGAGGTTTAAACTGACATGCTCAGATCCCTCTGATGTTAAGGTAGGCAGGAGACAGACTAGGTTATCAGAGGGCTGCAGTGGTCCAGGGAATATATACGCCAGGGGGAGCTGGATTAGGACGGAGGGCGTGTGAAGGTGGACAGATTTGAGACATGCTTTCGGGGTAAAATGGCCAGAATTTAAGATTGTTTAGGGTGACTATAATATTCAGTGCTGAGCCAATGGGTGACAAAGCTGTTCCCAGGCTCCACCCACTTCCTCCGAGGCTTACGGAAAGCCAGTGAAGGATTGGAGCTGCTTCAagttctagaacattccatctcTAGGAGGCGAGGACCCCCCCTGGCATGGGACAAACCTTTATGGAGGGGGGCGGAACTTCCTGTACTTAATTATGAGTACTTCATGTTTCAGATTCTAAATCTTTTCTAATCACTGCTATTGTTTCCCACCTTCAACAACTTTCAGCAATGTAGCAGGTTCTCTTTTGTCCTGGAGTTTGGGAGGAACCTTCCTCATaaattccctcccacccccactatCTCCGGAAGTTGGAACAGTCCTAGAGTAAAAGCCTCGAGGATTGGCCCCAAGACTTCCTTTTCTCCGCCTGGAGTCTTTGGAGGGACCCGTGTGCTCTCACTTTGGGCTTAGTCGGTAGGCGTGGTTAGCCAGCAACCTATCTGCCCCCCCTACCCCGcaacccccccatccccaccttaGAGGTGAGATTTGGTGGGAGGTGTACTAGGGTGGGGAAAGCCAGTCAGGGGGCCTTTAAGAGGGTCTGAGGCCGGAGAGGAAAGGGCAGGGCAGCAGGTAGGAGGAGACTGGAGGCGGCCTGTTGGGAAGGGGGCACGGGAGAGGGCTGGGAAGGGCTGGACGTGGGAAGGTGGGGGatcaggggggaagcagggtgcAACGGTGAGGGGGCAGGGgatggtgggggggcagggggcaggcggCAAGCATGGggggagatggggggtggggggcgggaaggCGTGCCGGTTGGGGAGGGCCCCTGCAGAGTGGACAACTGGTTGATTCATCCCACAGGGACAGCTAAATCCCTAAGGGGCTCAGTAGTCATGTCCTTAAAACCCGATGATGCCAGCAGTGGGTTCCAGCACAACAATGTTGTGGCCTTCATCAATGAGAAGATGGCCGGGCACACAAAAGGCCCTGAGTTCTATCTCGAGAATATAGCCCTGTcctgggaggaggtggagaacAAGCTCAGGGACATCCTAGAGGACAGCACGGTGCCCAGCGAGGTCAAAGACGCCTGTGCCTGGAGCAGCCTTGCCCTGGGCGTGCGTTTCGCACGCAGGCAGGGCCAGTTACACAAGCACAGGGTACAGTGGCTGCACGATTTTGCCAAACTGCATAAGTCCGCTGCACAGGCCTTGGCCTCAGACCTAAAGGAGCACACAGCGCGGCAGGAGATGGAGCGCAAGGAGGCAGCATTCCGGATGCGGCAGACACAAGCAAACCTGGCAGAGATGCAGAAGGAACGGGACCTCCTGAAGTGGAAGCTCTTCCAGGTTGTAAGATTATCTCTACTTGGTCCCCACCCCATCGCActgccctctctctgctcagACTGGGTCTCGACCCTGCCCTTTTCTCTCCAACAGCTGGGGTCTACCAGGGAGCAGGGCCAGGCCACAGAGGGGCCAGGCCCAGCCACTGCCAGTGGGGCTGGGACAGAAGAAACACGCAAGGAGGTAGAGGAGTCCCAAGCTGCTCCTGCTGGTGccacaggaaaaggaagaagaagacagaaaaatgcaTTGGGGGCTGAAGCCACAAAGGAGCTCGGCAGAGGCCTCCTGCACGTGGTCGGAGCCGTGGAACGGAAAAATTACACCACTGGTGGCCAGAGAGGGGGAGATCTCAGGTCAGTGGAAACCAccatgttttatttctctgggacCCTCAAGCCTGGGTCCATAGTCTCACCATCACCCCTTCCTGTCCAGCTCCCTGCCTCATTCACGTACTCCTACTCATGCCCCTCATCCCCCTTCCCACCTGCGCCCACACCATCCCCACCAGCAGCAACATGCACAGCAAGAGTTCCATCTCAGACATCTCCCAACAGGAAGCCCTCTGATGTTAGCTTGTGTTCTGATGTGGGGTCCCAGGGAACAGACCCTCAAGAATCCCAAAGAGACAGGAGAGACTCCGAACCCCATCAGCAGAGAAGACCTCCCATATTTCGAAGGCCTGGGGATTGGGACTGCCCTTGGTGTAAAGCTGTGAATTTTTCACGGAGGGAAATTTGCTTCCGCTGTGGGAGGGGAATCTGGCTGCAAAGCCCTCAGTAAATTTAGAAATGTGAAatataacaaaaacataaaccaaTGGGAAATCAATGTTCAAAGTGGGAGGGTAAGGAAGGGAACTGGGtagagtggggggagggcatgAATGGGAGAATGGGGCTAAGGaagtggaagggaggggggttggaactGGAGGTGGTATAGATTGACAAGGTGAGATTTATTTTGATGACCCCTTTTGTGTTCCAGAGCACTAGCATCCCACACCGTAGCTTCATAGTATatgtctccctccccaaccctAGTATCTGGTGGGCCTGAGCAGCCATGTATATGGAAACACACCTCTGTTCCCACCTAGGCTGTATATGATTGGAGCAGGAGGGGATACCTGACCTATCCTGAGCCAAACCGGTTCTCACACTAGAGAATCTGAACTGAGAGGCAGATTCCATAGTCAGGGTGGTGTTGGGTAAGAAAAGAGTGGGTTATTTGGAGTTGGGGCCAAGGCCACAGCCAAGCTCTGGTCCTGGTTGTCAGGGAGCAGAACTGTGTGCTTTATAGAAGCCAAGTGTCTTTTAGAGGATGCCAGAATGCGGTCCCAGGGATCAGACAAGCACAGAGAAGCAGCACAGGAGTTGATTCTGCAACCCCAGAGGTGGAGAAAGTGGTGGCAAGATTACTTTTCCACTCTCTGCAATTGTGCAATTGTGAAAATCCAATCTATACAGATCCCCATTTCTTTAAGCTAACTTGAGCGAGTTCCTGTTCTGGGCAAGCAGGTTATTTCCAAGTCAGAAACTGGCACCAGAAGAGCAGTTACAAACCACAGACTGTCAAAGAAAATGTCAGAACTTGGCTGGGGAGGAGCATCAAAGGGTATGGGTAGTGAGGATTCCTGCATCCCAAGAGTCTCCAGGAATGAACTGGACAGGAAGCTTGTTCATGTTCTGATCAAGTTAAAGTGTGAGAAACGATCCAAACAGGCCTGTAGTTAACCCTGGGCTTACAACACAGCAGAGATTTGCCACTCCTAAGAAAATCCTTTAGGTCTGCAAACGGGACACCAGCACCAGTTGCGGACAATGACTGCTATGACTGTCTAGATCCACAATAGAACACTCCCCAGTCTCAGTGGCAGAACTGGAAACTCCTGCCACTGCCAAAGAGGTGAGTCAGCAACTTCTAGTGCCCAGAGGGTTTACTGGTTTAGACCACGGACCAAAGTGTGTTGCCATCCTGAGGGATTCTCTGTCCCAGCCCACCACCAGAATAATAGCAGAAGGGGAAATCTGGCTACAAAGGCCTCAATGAATTCATGAATGTGAAATAAAACATATCCCAAAGGGAAATCAATTTCCAGGGGGAGGGGGTAAactgggaaagggggaggggaaaagatgGTCTGTGTCTCCTTTCTCACGACTGTGAGTATTGATGATGGAGACTAAACATAAGGTTTAGCCCACAGATGGAAAGATGGTGAGGTGTCACACCTGGACCATAGTAAGACAACCAGAGGAACCCTGGATATTACCCAGGGACTCTACTGGCCTAGAGCCTGAAGCTGTCATGGCCCTGGGACATCTCTACAGCAGCTGGCTGTGACTCTGTGCTGTCCCCCATTGGGGCAGGTGTGGACAACCATCACAGTTTGGGGCAAGATCCCTAACCTGCATTTTCAGAAATATCTCTGggctcatttatatttttctagggcACTCCTGACACCTGAGAGTGagtaattctttgttgtaggaGGCTGTCCAGTACACTGTAGGATGTTTGGCAGAACCCCTGCCCTCTACCCCTTAGGTGCCTCACTCTACCCCCTAGCTGTGAcagccaaaaatgtctccagatattgccacACATCCACTGGAGAGCACAACTGCCACTGTTCGGGAACCATGGAGGCAAGGAGGTCCTTGGGAGTAGTCAGAATGGGCGGTAGGAGGGAGAATAGCAAGGAGATCATTCCCCTCCAGTCTGCAGGGGAAGCCCTAAGGTAGGAGGTAAAAAGTGCTCATTGGGTCTGGTATTCACTGTTGATCTTTGATCAGATCTGGGCTGGGGAAGAGCAGAAGCCAAACCACAAGGACTGGGGAGTAAATAGGAAACAAGGAAGTATGGGGGAGCTCTTCAAGCACTTCTGGCTGTGAAAGAAAGGAGTGGGGTAGCATACAGGGCTGAGAGAGAGGGTTCTTTGGAATATGGGAGAAACTTGAACCATGGGGAGGGAGACAGCTGAAGAAAGCTTGAAAATACAATGTGTAAATGGAGATAGACCCTGCATACTGTATTGGAAGCATGTCCACTGTActattcaatgaaataaaattgacagctagttttttgtgtgtgaaacaaaaccccccaaagtTCTAGAACTCTGCATGTGTATGATATGTATGTTAGTTACAGATTTATGTGTGCCTTACATTATAGATTGATGTTTGAAAAAGCATAGAAAAAGGTCTGGAAAGACATTTAGCAAACAAGGTATTACGTAGGGAGGGTAAGCTCAGGGTCAGGACATGGTAAGGAGGAGGATGGGGTGCGGGGGATATAAACTGGGGTGGGGTCTGGGACAGTTGGGCGGAGGGAGTTTTAGATTGTTATGTACTTCTGTGTTGTGTAAAGTGAAATAATTAAATgattacaaaaattttaaaaaggagtgaATTGACTGGCTCGGGTAGGATTGGAAAGGCTGCCTCATCCTCTGAGGCATGAGGGAAGGAGAACAGACACTCATCTGTGCGGTAAGGAGTTTGGAaacatggattcttctcctacccacttaagcccccatgttgcatcaccacttcctcatatcagggagatcatatgatagttgtctttctccgcttgacttatttcgctaagcatgatatgctctagttccatccatgttgtcgcaaatggcaagattttgtttcttttgatggctgcatagtattccattgtgtatatataccacatcttcttgatccattcatctgttgatggacatctaggttctttccatagtttggctattgtggacattgctgctataaacattcgggtgcatgtgcccctttggatcactacgtttgtatctttagggtaaattcccagtagtgcaattgctgggtcatagggggcTTGTGCCTGTGTGCTGCTGATGTGGACTGACAAGACACTGTAGAGTGAGCAAGAAATAAAGTcaaaggctggggtggggagcttcTGAGCAATGGAACTTTAGGGAGTAGCTACAGCAGACAGGGTAGGGGGGAGATacggagggagagaaaaggatcaTTGAGCAGCACGGAGTAGGATAGGATCCAACAAAGAAAACCAAGGAAGACGACAATGAGAATCTGGAAGGAGAAGGGGTTAGGCCCAGGAGGGGCACCAGACACAGACCTCTTAGATGTTTTAATCTGCCACCTACTCCTGCAGCAAAAATAGCATATACGAAAGGGGAAGAGGCTGGAGGGGCTGGCAAGGATCTGTGCCTGACTCTCTACCCCTTATAGGCTCATAGGCCCTCTTATCATTTGCTATTCCGCTACGGAGAAGCTGAACACTAGTTGCATCTTGTTTTCAGGTCCGATCAGTGCAATTTCTAGCAACCCCATCTTTACCTTGCAAATACGTAAGTGTTTAAAGCAAAGTTCAACTTACTTCAGGTCTTTGATTTTACAGTATGGATTATACAGTGCTTGGCAGAGCAAGTGTAGCCGAGACACTGGCAAACTGCACAGCTGGAGGGACCTTaaagagataaaaaaggaaaaataatttaaaacaagatagttaaaaacaaaattttaagtaaagGGCTAATTTTGGCTTCTGTCATCACACTAGTATTCATTTACCTCTTCCAGAAGCCTTAAGAAGTACtaccccatttttcagataaggaaattaaGGCACAAAATATTTAAGGTATTTGCTTAAGGTCTCATAGGTAGGAACAGAACGGAGACCAGCATTCAGGCCTGTCTGACTTTAAAGCCCAAGCCAtgttactgtgtgccaggcatcaAGGTAAGCACTTTAGTATACAAATCATCTTATCTGGTCCTCAACACAATGAtggatattttattcattttatttatttttttaaagattctatttatttgacagacagagatcacaagtaggcagagaaacaggcagagagagaggaggaagcaggctccctgctgagcagagagcccgatgcggggctcgatcccaggaccctgggatcatgacccgagttgaaggcagaggctttaacccactgagccacccaggtgcccccaatgatGGATATTTTAATCACCATTTTGCAGATGCTCAGAAGTCAAGTGACTTGCCCCAGCTATCTTTATAATATAACAATTTCTTGGTTGTCAGTACTAATAGAAGAATTAACAATAattgaaaatgagaaaagttcatgtggtacttttattttttattttttagtaagtaattattttatttattttaaataaataattttaaataaatttttaaagattttatttgacaggaaaatagcacaagtagggggagcagaaggcagagggagagggagaagtaggctccccactgagtggggagcccgatgtggggctcgatcccaggaccctgggatcatgacctgagctaaaggcagaagcttaatgactgagcctcccaggctcccttatttttaattttttgacgaacacctgaagaaaacaaaaacactaactcaaaaatatatatgcacccatatGTTTAGAGCAATTATTAACAACAACCatattatggaagcaacccaagtgtccgtgaatagatggatagataaagaagatgtggcaaatatatgcaatggaatattactcagccataaaaagaatgaaatcttgccatttttcaacaacatggatggacctagagggtattgtgctaaatgaaagcaaacagtcaaagacaaataccacacaaTTACACTCATAtacggaatttaagaaataaaacaaatgaagaaacaaaaacaaaaacagactcttaaatagagcaaattggtgattgccagaggggaggtgggtaggagatgggtgaaacagataaaggggattaagagtaaaTTTATCTTAACAAGCACTGAGAAATGTGTAtaatttttgaatcactatacagtacacctgaaactaatataacactgtatgttaattatacttgaacaaaaaaaaagctagaaatattatcatacagttttacttatttgtggagcaaaaggaaTAGCGtggtggcatctgggtggctcagtgggttaagcctctgccttcggctcaggtcatgatctcagggtcctgggatcgagccccacatcgggctctctgctcagcagggagcctgctcccctcccccacgtcTTTGCCTACTGTAATCTCtacctctctatcaaataaataaataaaaatcttaaaaaaaaaaggaatagcgtggaggacattaggagaagaaagggataaATTAAGGTGGGAGGGAAGCCGAGGGGAAGACGAACCAtcagagactatgaactctgagaaacaaactgagggttttagaggggagcgGGATAAgggaatgg
Above is a genomic segment from Neovison vison isolate M4711 chromosome X, ASM_NN_V1, whole genome shotgun sequence containing:
- the TEX13A gene encoding testis-expressed protein 13A gives rise to the protein MSLKPDDASSGFQHNNVVAFINEKMAGHTKGPEFYLENIALSWEEVENKLRDILEDSTVPSEVKDACAWSSLALGVRFARRQGQLHKHRVQWLHDFAKLHKSAAQALASDLKEHTARQEMERKEAAFRMRQTQANLAEMQKERDLLKWKLFQLGSTREQGQATEGPGPATASGAGTEETRKEVEESQAAPAGATGKGRRRQKNALGAEATKELGRGLLHVVGAVERKNYTTGGQRGGDLRSVETTMFYFSGTLKPGSIVSPSPLPVQLPASFTYSYSCPSSPFPPAPTPSPPAATCTARVPSQTSPNRKPSDVSLCSDVGSQGTDPQESQRDRRDSEPHQQRRPPIFRRPGDWDCPWCKAVNFSRREICFRCGRGIWLQSPQ